Proteins encoded by one window of Massilia sp. NR 4-1:
- a CDS encoding RHS repeat-associated core domain-containing protein, with translation MCVYAGVNRRLQWLCVLLLPLLIVAQAKAQATVGLAGPSLQKFVGLAPVARHGQSNSQLPDGRWLLLGGQGLDQEAVASIEILDPTSGKKEAFAGALLHARRGHSATLLPDGNVLVLGGVDSNGNVVTMAEVLNLPEGRSQALQPLPLIARTGHSATVLTDGRVLIAGGVDVWGRPIYEGEIYDPVKRQAESFNPKLESARLNHMAALLPTGEVLLWSGTDSDKRNVDGGELFDPGSLNFTSVNPASLGKLAAQMAALPPLALSASHPEAEAGAVAVDHAIALRFNQPMDVRSLSSASITLLGPHGTVALKVVPLEQGLLVFAKPITDLLPGSRYTLFIDGARDRSGVPLGFTSLGFTTARMAAQVGATAIVNGSEPVRELLPSTPVAPGGAAVSVDSSQLAVVARQYGLSEQRLMAEAESVMQKQIWQPDALALKGDWRAKRGISPLQKLLPLLAPPGETALAGQVLTMNGRGLRNVRLQIGGKTVLSDDTGRFLLRDIPAGVQILTIDGPAADKEATRYGYYQVRVDVYPGKTTVLDYTIWSSRLDPAGTMTIPSPTDKEIVLTSPSIPGLELRIPAGSVIRDSSGKIVTELNMTAIPVDRPPFPLPNADVPVYFTVQPGGASITSINTRSQQGARLIYPNFSGAAPGSRVDFWNYDARGKGWYVYGQGTVSPDGKQAIPDADVRVYEFTGAMISLPSNAPLEGPPPGGCKGGAGCYLDANQPPQPSCCAGDPVDGATGLFLHEATDLKVADVIPILVSRSYRPRDPVSRAFGIGTNLAYDYFLVGDTSPWTYQELILPDGGRLRYERISAGTNYADAVYQHTSSTTRYYGSTLRYRGGSCYWELKLKDGETVCFGESMRSARARDAAALSISDRNGNTLTLTRNNGNLVRIISPNGRQVDFEYDSSNRIIAAMDNAGRKVSYGYDAAGRLIKVTDPLGQTEVYTYDSAHNMVTVQDKRGNLMVANVYDANNRVSKQTYADGSTNLFNYTLNAANKVIQTDVTNERGIVKRIEFNQAGYPVRVTNALGLAEQQIDIYERDPLKNLLLSHTDALGRKTVYTYDERGNTLTRNMFAGTPAAVVTAMSYSSDYNQLLSSIDGLGRRTTLLYDSTGNMIEMRDGNENTVRKKYNKNGQLLELIDGEGNSTRFSYDRGDVSLKTDPLGRTTVFANDQLGRVQSVTDAAGNRTTFDLDSLDRTISAMDPNGGLTKAHFDENGNHVALLDAKLNLNKYGFNVVNLMSERNNSLGEKGVFQYDAGRNLIEYTDPKGQVTKFSYDGLNRVKEVVYFDGSSISYKYDLANRPTTIIDSVAGTIIREYDYFDNITKETTKNGSIQIKYNLVGQRISAKVLGQPVLNYYYDSGGRLVKLEQLPGESNNNATQNLTFRYDRNNRRISQAYPNGITRSNVFDEAGQLTAILYKKPDGSLLGDYVFKYDLSGNREISDGSFSRALISNEMNGVVNKANQLISFNGNDLVYDKNGNLINDGMRYYIWNARNQLVEIRNEKNETFAKFTYDGLGRRQGKKIGVTESSYLYDGMNIVQESDGSIPANVRANYIVGNVDEIFSQSSGMGSSARVVSYLTDAIGSVVRLTDGQGEKIVDYQYSSYGETEADAKHRNPFQYAGRENDGTGLYYYRARYYSPSMGRFIQSDPIGVKDGVNMYAYVNGNPISKTDPTGKFGIIGAAGNAVFDIGFQMMFQGRALSEINWWSVGISATAGFFGPGWYSVAKAAVSSSFLVQKFAGLTLQDLIFVQGTTASVSALLKKRMESSYEYGLYEYEIGNRYHCKGAGD, from the coding sequence TATTTATGAAGGGGAAATTTACGATCCTGTTAAACGCCAAGCGGAAAGCTTCAATCCGAAGCTGGAAAGTGCACGTCTGAATCATATGGCCGCCTTGCTACCCACCGGCGAAGTTTTGCTGTGGTCCGGCACCGATAGTGATAAACGCAATGTTGACGGCGGCGAGTTATTTGACCCTGGTAGCTTGAATTTCACCAGCGTGAACCCCGCTAGTCTGGGTAAGCTGGCCGCCCAGATGGCTGCGCTTCCGCCGCTGGCGCTTTCCGCCAGCCATCCCGAGGCGGAGGCTGGCGCTGTAGCCGTTGACCACGCGATTGCCTTACGCTTCAATCAACCTATGGATGTGCGCAGCCTGAGCTCGGCCAGTATTACCCTACTTGGCCCGCACGGCACTGTAGCGTTGAAAGTGGTGCCGCTTGAGCAAGGTTTATTGGTGTTTGCGAAACCTATTACGGACCTGTTGCCGGGCAGCCGCTACACCCTCTTCATCGATGGCGCGCGTGACCGCTCTGGCGTGCCGCTTGGTTTCACGTCTTTGGGTTTCACTACCGCCCGCATGGCCGCCCAGGTTGGTGCCACTGCTATCGTGAACGGCTCTGAGCCGGTCCGTGAATTGTTACCATCAACACCTGTTGCACCTGGCGGCGCAGCGGTGTCTGTGGATTCTTCCCAGTTGGCTGTAGTTGCCCGCCAGTATGGTCTCAGTGAGCAGCGGCTTATGGCCGAAGCGGAAAGTGTGATGCAAAAGCAGATTTGGCAACCCGACGCCCTCGCCCTAAAAGGTGATTGGCGAGCCAAGCGCGGCATAAGTCCTTTGCAGAAACTATTGCCTTTGCTAGCGCCGCCTGGCGAAACGGCATTGGCTGGCCAAGTTTTGACCATGAATGGCCGAGGCTTGCGCAATGTGCGTTTGCAGATCGGTGGGAAAACAGTCTTGAGCGATGATACCGGTAGGTTCCTGCTACGCGATATCCCTGCCGGGGTGCAGATCCTGACCATTGATGGCCCCGCAGCAGACAAGGAAGCTACGCGTTATGGTTACTATCAGGTACGTGTAGACGTCTATCCGGGCAAGACCACGGTCCTAGACTACACCATATGGAGCAGCCGCCTCGATCCGGCAGGCACGATGACCATTCCTTCGCCGACAGACAAGGAAATAGTGCTGACTTCGCCTAGCATTCCTGGCCTGGAATTGCGTATCCCGGCCGGCAGCGTGATCCGCGATAGCAGTGGCAAAATTGTTACCGAGTTGAACATGACTGCCATTCCGGTGGACCGTCCGCCTTTCCCTCTACCTAATGCGGACGTGCCCGTCTATTTTACCGTGCAGCCGGGCGGCGCTTCGATCACCAGTATCAATACTCGCAGCCAGCAGGGTGCTCGCCTAATCTATCCAAATTTCAGCGGTGCCGCGCCTGGTAGCCGTGTCGATTTCTGGAACTACGATGCGCGAGGTAAGGGCTGGTATGTATACGGCCAGGGCACAGTTAGTCCGGATGGCAAGCAAGCCATTCCAGACGCCGATGTGAGGGTTTATGAATTCACCGGGGCCATGATTTCTTTGCCGAGCAACGCACCGTTGGAAGGGCCTCCGCCCGGTGGTTGTAAAGGAGGAGCTGGTTGCTATTTGGATGCAAATCAACCGCCCCAACCGTCTTGTTGTGCTGGGGATCCAGTCGATGGTGCGACGGGCCTCTTCTTGCATGAGGCGACCGATTTGAAGGTGGCTGATGTAATTCCGATATTGGTTTCGCGTAGCTATAGGCCACGTGATCCAGTCTCGCGTGCTTTCGGTATTGGTACCAATCTGGCTTATGACTATTTCCTAGTCGGTGATACCAGTCCATGGACTTACCAAGAGCTGATCTTGCCTGACGGTGGCCGTTTGCGCTACGAGCGAATTTCTGCCGGCACCAATTATGCCGACGCGGTCTATCAGCATACTTCATCGACCACGCGCTACTATGGATCAACTTTGCGATATAGAGGGGGCAGTTGTTATTGGGAGTTGAAATTGAAAGATGGAGAGACGGTATGCTTCGGGGAATCGATGCGTTCGGCTAGGGCGCGAGATGCAGCTGCATTATCGATCTCAGATAGAAATGGTAATACGCTGACTCTGACTCGAAATAACGGGAATTTGGTACGAATTATTTCACCTAACGGGAGACAAGTCGATTTTGAATACGATAGTTCAAACCGTATTATCGCGGCTATGGACAACGCAGGGCGGAAAGTAAGCTATGGTTATGACGCCGCCGGTCGCTTAATTAAAGTTACTGATCCGCTTGGGCAGACTGAGGTCTACACTTATGATTCCGCGCATAACATGGTAACAGTGCAGGACAAGCGGGGGAATTTAATGGTGGCAAATGTGTATGACGCAAATAACCGTGTCAGTAAACAGACCTATGCCGACGGTAGTACTAATCTGTTCAACTATACGTTGAATGCTGCAAATAAGGTGATACAAACAGATGTGACCAACGAACGTGGCATCGTCAAACGTATCGAGTTCAACCAGGCCGGATACCCAGTGCGTGTAACAAATGCCCTAGGTTTAGCAGAGCAGCAGATAGATATTTATGAACGAGATCCTCTGAAAAATTTGTTGTTGTCACATACTGATGCCCTAGGGCGCAAGACGGTGTATACATACGATGAGCGTGGTAACACACTTACCCGAAATATGTTTGCAGGCACGCCTGCAGCGGTGGTGACAGCTATGAGTTATAGCAGCGATTACAATCAACTGCTAAGTAGTATTGATGGCTTGGGTCGAAGAACAACTTTGCTCTACGATTCCACAGGAAATATGATTGAAATGCGTGATGGCAACGAAAACACTGTGAGAAAGAAATACAATAAAAATGGTCAGTTGTTGGAGTTAATTGACGGGGAAGGGAATTCGACACGGTTCTCATACGATAGAGGCGATGTGAGCCTAAAAACAGATCCGTTAGGCCGCACCACTGTTTTTGCGAATGATCAGCTGGGACGTGTACAAAGCGTTACCGATGCTGCGGGAAATCGTACTACATTTGATCTTGATTCTCTCGATCGAACGATAAGTGCAATGGATCCAAACGGTGGGTTAACTAAAGCGCATTTCGATGAAAATGGAAACCACGTAGCGTTGCTTGATGCAAAACTGAATTTAAATAAATATGGTTTTAATGTGGTTAATCTGATGAGTGAAAGAAATAATTCTTTAGGGGAGAAGGGCGTATTTCAATATGATGCTGGCCGTAACTTGATCGAGTACACTGATCCGAAAGGGCAAGTTACGAAATTTTCGTACGATGGCTTGAATAGGGTTAAGGAAGTAGTCTATTTTGATGGTAGTTCAATTTCATATAAATATGATTTGGCAAACAGGCCGACCACTATTATTGATTCCGTAGCGGGAACAATTATCCGAGAATATGATTATTTTGATAACATAACGAAGGAAACAACTAAAAATGGCAGCATCCAGATAAAATATAACCTCGTTGGTCAGCGAATTTCGGCTAAGGTCTTAGGGCAGCCTGTATTGAATTATTATTATGATAGTGGTGGGCGTTTGGTGAAGCTGGAGCAATTGCCTGGAGAATCGAACAACAATGCAACCCAGAACCTTACCTTTAGATATGATCGAAATAATCGACGCATTAGTCAAGCTTACCCAAATGGAATAACAAGAAGCAATGTTTTTGATGAGGCTGGACAGCTCACAGCGATTCTATATAAGAAGCCTGATGGAAGTCTTCTCGGTGATTATGTATTCAAATATGACCTTTCCGGTAATAGAGAAATTAGCGACGGAAGTTTTTCGCGTGCATTAATTTCAAATGAAATGAATGGAGTGGTTAATAAGGCTAATCAGCTCATAAGTTTTAATGGAAATGACCTTGTATACGATAAAAATGGGAATTTAATTAATGATGGGATGCGATATTATATTTGGAATGCTCGAAATCAACTTGTTGAGATTAGGAATGAGAAAAATGAAACCTTTGCGAAGTTTACCTATGATGGACTCGGCCGACGCCAAGGAAAAAAGATAGGGGTAACGGAGTCGAGCTATTTGTATGATGGAATGAATATTGTGCAGGAGTCTGATGGCAGCATTCCCGCGAACGTGCGAGCAAACTATATTGTTGGAAATGTTGATGAAATATTTTCTCAAAGTAGTGGAATGGGCTCCAGTGCGCGCGTGGTTAGCTATCTCACTGATGCCATTGGCTCAGTAGTTCGTTTAACAGATGGGCAAGGAGAAAAAATTGTAGATTATCAGTATAGTTCGTACGGCGAAACAGAGGCTGATGCAAAACATCGAAATCCATTTCAGTATGCTGGGCGTGAAAACGATGGGACTGGGCTTTATTATTATAGGGCGCGATACTATTCGCCAAGCATGGGGAGGTTTATTCAAAGCGATCCGATTGGGGTAAAAGATGGAGTTAATATGTATGCTTATGTTAATGGAAATCCAATTTCGAAGACCGACCCAACAGGAAAATTTGGGATAATTGGCGCTGCGGGGAATGCTGTCTTTGATATTGGTTTTCAGATGATGTTTCAGGGGCGCGCACTTTCTGAAATTAATTGGTGGTCAGTTGGAATATCTGCGACAGCTGGGTTTTTTGGTCCAGGATGGTATTCTGTTGCTAAAGCCGCCGTATCTTCATCATTTCTTGTGCAAAAGTTTGCTGGGCTAACATTGCAGGACCTTATCTTTGTTCAGGGAACGACAGCTTCTGTATCTGCATTGTTGAAAAAGAGAATGGAGTCAAGTTATGAGTATGGACTCTATGAATATGAAATTGGAAATAGATACCATTGCAAAGGGGCTGGAGATTGA
- a CDS encoding LPD7 domain-containing protein — protein sequence MDTVTGQPTTSDERILLELETRSIEESDAIAARAQTEPQLPARATGVRLWAEADADAIAQLSNASLQTALDVIARNMLTSSTYAEQFNVFSPQHAMAVQPVAHAQQVVHVIATHLALKPDMLLDRAANWPEHVADYFRAPGQHQDVQQHVERMLNGISQDSVKAFQAQAASMLAPSSAGSDKLRATSGLRIRTAWEMTYEEQVHQIARVVSENANLVPWKIDANLRREPASVRALLADSGLMKELDGAIKLRLAHILPNRLAAAQATIAVTLNRPDTDQRMQVAQALRAEQSSIEKPQTPTTTSAAAETTELQALRERFRQHITSTSPTKGDQLGMKDLYERIADRHRLYDDIAIAARMKQGLEVLGSAKPHAVRSVVPSGQAAQWAKLDAADLQSMLRAVGDRLEYLVPIQSAINLINGTSERNRVYRSNFNRMAPTIRADVETNRLLSESHAVAEFIRVNHTQPAWKIQSNLDRAQPALQRIITNSKRMEELDAAIQEQLPALGSHQIRAVQAVIAGDLQQADIIGEPASPPPAPGQSPVPRTEQDHAKAEPPDAPLHQATTLQASKGTASDEKSAAQSTHNGIIPVSGVQADHAPVVKKLLEDMSYKIRIDGSVLYQVQGKDAFIDHGDQLLMVKGAEKEERAILSALLLAKEKYGGAFELTGSEAFKRAAIDVLVKYQLDVRLKNPEQDLLRREAGKKQAQKEFAKASPEHPAAPVDLAALGSRVTTTMPSPNAASIDTPQAHLTPPDDQRTVRPAPEGSMGTSVQRPDEPVDTTAQAPRAATVPDPPNTDSIGIAAQMERPEDYAPSETTPVDRLTGTLVSHGKAPYQNTLRNDVSYFVELKNSDGHVRTHWGQGLATALKVSDARIGDEIALKRLETVDITKKVPRWDEHGNFLEQHTISGHRNQWEAQILQRQPDSHAAALTDQESEQAPQAEHLTGMLLRHGIAPYLNNMRNGISYFVNLIDHDGQMHTQWGKQLAGALQAAEAQIGDKVSLKWLGTNDVTEHNPGAEGEKDAGHERTVSAQPNAWEAQILQRRPHSRAANHAKSDAAQPVSSSVDTMSNLLCGRLLEHGAALLKNARDGKPSYFVQIQNPDGTSRTFWGLDLKRALVKSGAQKGDDIVLQNLGRKPMQVEAPTRDSVGNVIGMGTVISHRNAWEISTSRPVTRQSEAVSVAEASPTPQADRVAVREAAWWQRQVLFISTCIEQVPALQGRLAELGPRPDSRDVAWLDKHGARHVVSNDTSYGAICDRMPSLKDCQQPVLALEGGTLDGNSKSTALKLIRASDNYLQGIAQVDGKVRHVVALLPSASGGVGRNENAPIPLMAAIPASDGFTWERIGQLRTDNSVPAPGDNRQAATINFDIGRESIRVQVHVQPGEALHQRLGFAAASDLQPNNNDLIAPRQPAHSNHMAHTIDRPAKSDTPTYT from the coding sequence ATGGACACCGTCACAGGACAACCTACCACATCGGACGAGCGCATATTGCTTGAGCTGGAAACGCGCTCGATTGAAGAATCGGACGCTATCGCCGCACGTGCACAAACAGAACCGCAATTGCCAGCGCGAGCAACAGGTGTGAGGCTCTGGGCGGAAGCTGATGCGGATGCCATCGCCCAATTGTCGAATGCATCCCTCCAAACCGCGCTGGATGTGATCGCACGGAATATGCTTACCTCGAGCACCTATGCAGAACAGTTCAATGTATTTTCACCACAGCATGCAATGGCGGTGCAACCGGTAGCCCATGCTCAGCAGGTGGTACACGTCATCGCAACCCACCTAGCCCTGAAACCAGACATGCTGCTGGATCGTGCCGCCAACTGGCCGGAGCATGTGGCGGACTATTTCCGCGCGCCCGGCCAGCACCAAGACGTACAGCAGCATGTTGAACGCATGCTCAACGGTATCAGCCAAGACAGTGTGAAAGCGTTCCAGGCACAAGCCGCATCCATGCTCGCCCCCTCGTCAGCGGGGAGTGACAAGCTTAGGGCAACATCCGGCCTGCGGATCCGCACCGCCTGGGAGATGACGTACGAAGAACAGGTGCACCAGATCGCCCGCGTAGTCAGCGAAAATGCCAACCTGGTTCCCTGGAAAATCGATGCGAATCTGCGACGTGAACCGGCTTCGGTACGTGCATTGCTGGCGGATTCAGGCCTCATGAAGGAGCTCGACGGCGCGATCAAACTGCGTCTAGCGCACATCCTGCCCAACCGGCTGGCGGCGGCACAGGCAACGATTGCGGTTACGCTGAACCGGCCTGATACAGATCAGCGCATGCAAGTCGCACAGGCATTGCGGGCCGAGCAGAGCAGTATCGAAAAGCCCCAAACGCCAACTACCACTTCGGCCGCAGCGGAAACGACAGAACTGCAAGCGTTGCGAGAGCGCTTCAGGCAGCACATTACCTCCACCTCGCCCACCAAGGGCGATCAACTGGGCATGAAAGACCTATACGAGCGCATCGCCGACCGCCATCGCCTCTATGACGACATCGCGATCGCGGCCCGCATGAAACAGGGGCTGGAAGTCCTTGGCAGCGCCAAACCCCATGCAGTTCGTAGCGTGGTCCCCTCTGGCCAGGCTGCACAGTGGGCGAAGCTTGACGCCGCCGATCTGCAAAGCATGCTGCGCGCGGTTGGTGATCGGCTCGAATATCTCGTTCCAATACAATCAGCAATCAATCTAATCAACGGCACATCGGAACGGAACCGCGTTTACCGGTCCAATTTCAACCGCATGGCGCCGACTATTCGAGCCGACGTGGAGACAAACCGGCTTCTCAGCGAATCCCACGCGGTCGCGGAGTTCATCCGTGTCAACCATACTCAACCAGCCTGGAAAATCCAGAGCAACCTGGATCGCGCGCAGCCAGCGTTACAGCGAATCATCACGAACAGCAAACGCATGGAGGAGCTGGATGCCGCCATCCAGGAGCAATTGCCCGCACTGGGAAGCCATCAAATTCGTGCCGTGCAGGCAGTGATCGCCGGCGATTTGCAGCAGGCTGACATAATCGGGGAACCGGCATCGCCGCCGCCGGCACCTGGGCAATCACCCGTGCCACGAACGGAGCAAGACCACGCAAAGGCGGAGCCACCTGACGCGCCATTGCATCAAGCAACAACTCTACAGGCATCCAAAGGCACAGCATCCGACGAGAAGAGCGCTGCTCAGTCTACGCACAACGGCATCATACCGGTTTCAGGAGTCCAGGCAGACCATGCTCCGGTGGTCAAAAAACTGTTGGAGGACATGAGCTATAAGATCCGCATCGATGGTAGCGTACTGTATCAGGTTCAAGGCAAGGATGCCTTTATCGATCATGGCGACCAGCTACTAATGGTGAAAGGTGCGGAAAAAGAAGAACGGGCAATTTTAAGCGCACTCCTGCTCGCCAAAGAAAAATATGGAGGTGCGTTCGAACTGACAGGAAGCGAAGCATTTAAACGGGCCGCCATCGATGTTCTCGTCAAATACCAGCTGGACGTCCGCCTGAAAAATCCAGAACAGGACCTATTGCGCCGGGAAGCAGGCAAAAAACAGGCGCAGAAAGAATTCGCCAAGGCCTCGCCTGAGCACCCAGCAGCACCTGTTGATCTGGCGGCGCTTGGGTCCAGGGTGACGACTACGATGCCCAGCCCCAATGCCGCCTCGATAGACACGCCGCAGGCGCATTTAACACCACCAGACGACCAGCGAACCGTCAGGCCGGCACCAGAGGGATCGATGGGTACGTCTGTGCAGCGTCCGGATGAACCAGTCGATACAACAGCGCAAGCGCCACGTGCTGCCACAGTCCCCGATCCTCCCAACACCGATTCGATCGGCATAGCGGCGCAAATGGAACGACCAGAAGACTACGCTCCTAGCGAAACCACTCCCGTAGACCGCCTGACCGGCACATTGGTGAGCCATGGTAAAGCGCCTTATCAGAACACCCTGCGCAACGACGTCAGTTACTTCGTAGAGTTGAAGAACAGTGACGGCCACGTTCGGACCCACTGGGGCCAAGGACTGGCCACTGCCCTAAAAGTATCCGATGCTCGCATTGGGGATGAAATCGCCCTTAAACGCCTCGAGACCGTGGATATCACCAAGAAGGTGCCCAGGTGGGATGAACATGGGAACTTCCTTGAGCAGCACACGATTTCCGGGCACCGTAACCAATGGGAGGCGCAAATTCTGCAACGCCAGCCAGACTCCCATGCTGCAGCATTGACTGACCAGGAAAGCGAACAAGCCCCCCAAGCGGAGCATTTGACCGGAATGCTGCTGCGCCATGGCATTGCCCCCTATCTGAATAACATGCGAAATGGCATCAGCTATTTCGTGAATCTCATAGACCACGATGGTCAGATGCATACGCAGTGGGGCAAGCAGTTGGCCGGCGCGCTGCAAGCAGCTGAGGCGCAGATCGGAGACAAGGTTTCCCTGAAATGGCTGGGAACGAATGACGTCACGGAACACAATCCAGGTGCAGAAGGCGAGAAGGATGCCGGGCACGAGCGCACAGTCTCCGCTCAGCCCAATGCATGGGAAGCACAAATACTGCAGCGCAGACCGCATTCCCGCGCCGCGAACCATGCCAAGTCCGATGCCGCCCAACCTGTTTCTTCCTCAGTTGACACCATGTCCAACCTGCTGTGCGGACGGTTGCTAGAACATGGCGCGGCTCTCCTGAAAAACGCCAGGGATGGCAAGCCAAGCTATTTCGTCCAGATTCAAAACCCGGATGGCACATCCAGAACTTTTTGGGGGCTAGACCTCAAACGAGCACTGGTAAAGTCAGGCGCACAAAAAGGTGACGACATCGTTTTGCAGAACCTGGGGCGCAAGCCAATGCAGGTCGAGGCTCCAACCCGCGATAGCGTCGGCAACGTGATCGGCATGGGTACTGTAATCTCGCACCGCAACGCATGGGAAATTTCGACGTCGCGCCCCGTCACGCGGCAGTCCGAAGCAGTTTCAGTTGCAGAAGCATCTCCCACCCCGCAGGCTGACCGCGTCGCGGTAAGGGAAGCGGCGTGGTGGCAGCGCCAGGTACTGTTCATCAGTACCTGCATTGAACAAGTCCCTGCGCTGCAAGGACGGCTAGCGGAACTCGGTCCACGTCCTGATTCCAGGGACGTGGCGTGGCTCGACAAGCACGGTGCTCGCCACGTTGTCTCTAACGACACCAGTTACGGCGCTATTTGCGACCGGATGCCAAGCTTAAAAGACTGTCAGCAACCGGTTCTGGCCTTGGAAGGCGGAACACTGGACGGGAATTCGAAAAGCACCGCGTTAAAGCTGATCCGCGCTTCCGACAACTACCTGCAAGGCATCGCTCAAGTCGACGGCAAAGTGCGCCATGTAGTGGCCTTGCTACCTAGCGCATCGGGCGGCGTTGGGCGCAATGAAAATGCGCCGATTCCGTTGATGGCGGCCATCCCTGCGTCTGATGGCTTCACTTGGGAACGAATTGGCCAGCTCCGCACTGACAATTCGGTGCCGGCGCCTGGTGACAACAGGCAGGCGGCCACCATTAATTTTGACATCGGACGCGAATCGATCCGCGTCCAGGTCCATGTCCAGCCTGGCGAGGCATTGCACCAGCGATTGGGTTTCGCAGCCGCAAGCGACCTTCAGCCAAACAATAACGATCTAATCGCGCCACGGCAGCCGGCGCATTCCAATCACATGGCCCACACCATCGATCGGCCAGCAAAGTCCGACACGCCGACCTACACCTGA